A part of Xenopus tropicalis strain Nigerian chromosome 4, UCB_Xtro_10.0, whole genome shotgun sequence genomic DNA contains:
- the orc6 gene encoding origin recognition complex subunit 6 isoform X1 — protein sequence MDTETLKRLAPKLGITSSRIIGKAEELLRLSQLKCAGLCSRTTATSNAVMCLQLAATSLNHPIDKDYLVRLSGLNKKVYLSCLNSFESLLGVTSRMGIRDLAVQHGCMEAVNTASEILNRYESSLSQAQQEDLDLSKPLFISAALYSACRCLKLKTEKNKLFSASGVKKGIFDRLCIQLEKIGLQICQENSVVNTQPRKRQKTLLDYIEQDSETNEEVPRKQQDSETENKGIDYEEWRRKILENAAKAVKAD from the exons ATGGATACTGAGACACTGAAGAGGCTGGCTCCCAAGCTAGGTATCACATCGAGCCGGATAATAGG GAAAGCAGAGGAACTGCTGCGTTTGTCCCAGCTGAAATGTGCTGGACTCTGTAGTAGAACCACAGCAACCAGTAATGCTGTCATGTGTCTCCAGCTGGCAGCAACTTCATTAAACCACCCAATCGACAAG gatTATCTAGTTAGGTTGTCTGGATTAAACAAGAAGGTCTACCTGAGCTGCCTGAATTCATTTGAATCCTTGCTTGGGGTGACCTCCAGGATGGGAATTCGGGACCTTGCAGTTCAGCATGGTTGCATGGAGGCTGTAAACACTGCATCTGAAATATTAAACAG atatgagTCCAGCCTTTCTCAAGCACAGCAGGAAGACTTGGACTTATCCAAGCCTTTGTTTATTTCAGCAGCTCTGTATTCTGCGTGCAG GTGTCTTAAATTAAAAACTGAGAAGAACAAGCTATTTTCTGCATCTGGAGTCAAGAAAGGAATTTTTGACCGCTTGTGTATCCAGCTAGAAAAGATTGGATTGCAGATCTGCC AAGAAAATTCTGTTGTAAACACACAGCCAAGAAAAAGGCAGAAAACCCTGTTGGATTACATAGAACAAGATTCAG AGACAAATGAAGAAGTACCACGCAAACAGCAAGACAGTGAAACTGAGAACAAAGGGATAGATTATGAGGAATGGAGAAGAAAAATATTAGAGAATGCAGCCAAAGCAGTCAAAGCGGATTAA
- the mylk3 gene encoding myosin light chain kinase 3 isoform X3, with product MGTLYQGSTLHRSIRLATGGFSVSDYIKRFAAKDKSEEKEVKTKQGLNRGEGQVEAQRLNEDSRKSSAQEELSQKATQSPTIKLDSTVSTLETSTYFGNAQGSKACVQRTEKENIRVAQHNQAATNQVPEQSTRQKDHNSGTKEENHSSVSISKSGSMLKLKQSSKEQVLRTNTSEQLIIKKTELMTLGKDTVKQTSAFHGIDISQEVVAEDKQPSLSVKLGKVQPSFNKTTKCIKRQESCDKKSVGQQRTSDTDRVQLTEDHGKGAEEHQIDIVKKKSVDSDASFLHVIDDCPPPPAPFNHRIVSIKQAILSSCYSVSQHEVLGGRGRFGQVHKCIEKATGLQLAAKIIKVKGAKDRDEVKNEINVMNQLNHVNLIQLYDAFECKNDLTLIMEYLDGGELFDRITDENYSLTELDAIMFTKQICEGIYYLHQQYILHLDLKPENILCVNRTGNQIKIIDFGLARRYKPREKLKVNFGTPEFLAPEVVNYDFVSFPTDMWSVGVITYMLLSGLSPFLGESDAETMNYIVNCNWDFESESFEQVSEEAKDFISKLLIKERSCRLSAGQCLKHDWLVNLPLKAMKYKVRLKSQILLQKYMAQKKWKKHFYVVAAANRLKKFQALSLKPA from the exons ACAGCAGAAAAAGCAGTGCACAGGAAGAACTAAGCCAAAAAGCTACACAGAGTCCAACCATCAAATTAGATTCCACAGTATCAACCCTAGAAACATCTACATATTTCGGAAATGCACAAGGTTCTAAAGCATGTGTGCAGAGGACAGAGAAGGAAAATATTCGGGTGGCCCAGCACAACCAGGCTGCGACCAATCAAGTCCCAGAGCAGAGCACCAGGCAGAAGGACCATAATTCAGGAACTAAGGAGGAAAATCATAGTTCTGTGTCCATCAGCAAATCTGGATCAATGCTGAAACTCAAACAATCAAGTAAAGAACAAGTTCTAAG GACAAATACTTCTGAGCaacttataataaaaaaaacagaattaatgACTCTAGGAAAAGACACAGTGAAGCAAACATCTGCCTTTCATGGCATTGATATTTCCCAGGAAGTTGTAGCGGAAGACAAACAACCCTCTCTAAGTGTAAAACTTGGAAAGGTTCAGCCATCATTTAATAAAACCACAAAGTGCATCAAAAGGCAGGAGAGCTGTGATAAAAAATCTGTCGGACAGCAAAGGACTAGTGACACAGACCGTGTACAGCTAACAGAAGACCATGGAAAAGGAGCAGAAGAACATCAAATAGATATAGTAAAAAAGAAGTCAGTTGATTCAGATGCATCTTTTTTACATGTAATCG ATGACTGCCCTCCGCCTCCTGCACCATTCAACCATCGGATAGTGAGCATTAAGCAAGCAATCTTGTCGTCATGTTATTCTGTGAGCCAACATGAGGTCTTAGGAGG cAGGGGGCGCTTTGGCCAAGTTCACAAGTGTATAGAAAAAGCAACTGGGCTTCAGCTAGCAGCAAAAATAATCAAAGTCAAAGGAGCAAAGGACAGG GATGAagtgaaaaatgaaatcaatgtCATGAACCAACTAAATCACGTGAACCTGATACAGCTCTATGATGCATTTGAATGCAAGAATGACCTGACCTTGATAATGGAATA TCTGGATGGTGGAGAACTATTTGACCGCATCACAGATGAAAACTACAGTCTGACAGAGCTGGATGCAATAATGTTCACCAAACAGATCTGTGAAGGAATATACTATCTTCACCAACAGTATATACTGCATCTAGATCTAAAA ccagaaaatattttatgtgtCAATCGAACTGGCAACCAAATCAAAATTATTGACTTTGGATTGGCAAGAAG GTACAAGCCACGTGAGAAGTTGAAGGTGAATTTTGGCACTCCGGAATTTCTGGCCCCTGAAGTAGTGAATTATGATTTTGTGTCTTTTCCAACAGACATGTGGAGTGTGGGAGTCATTACGtacatgct gctCAGTGGTTTGTCCCCGTTCCTGGGGGAGAGTGATGCTGAGACAATGAATTACATTGTAAACTGCAACTGGGACTTTGAGTCTGAATCATTTGAGCAGGTGTCAGAGGAGGCCAAAGACTTTATTTCCAAACTCTTGATAAAAGAAAGGAG CTGTAGACTTAGTGCAGGACAGTGTCTTAAGCATGATTGGCTTGTCAACCTGCCACTAAAAGCCATGAAATACAAAGTGCGCTTGAAGTCCCAGATCCTCCTTCAGAAATACATGGCACAAAAGAAATGGAAA AAACACTTCTACGTGGTTGCTGCAGCTAATCGCCTCAAGAAGTTTCAGGCCCTCTCTCTGAAGCCCGCATAG